In a genomic window of Pelodiscus sinensis isolate JC-2024 chromosome 32, ASM4963464v1, whole genome shotgun sequence:
- the LOC112545537 gene encoding uncharacterized protein LOC112545537 isoform X1, whose product MSWFFRGSPKVKCCVLVSLSSREMCQKAWLDPARSGTAISLPHWGSLTDTSTAQQKRLPLPVGRQLPGCFASSSRDRFQWPAVSGFVGQKLEPRAFSKLQHGTHCWPATSCQPLCHHFMAPSLCPQDTSATHSPIQLRRCCFHPQVAAAGGTRQVQEHALGGCHLIPAGAGNRDSSTKNSTVAAAPAPTNWTAEGCRTPMSCSSAAHGLQNQGKEMTVAELVSFEEVAVYFSKEEWALLDPGQRALYWDVMQENYEAVNWLGFPVSKANVISWVEQREELWIPDLQGSEEGEIICNSHTAGDGTLSENNEESLQQEGLEQVAPHRMLLGRSEGHVSQIPEPGETSESQRSSERQQRNHPEKGQGKSNPRSRGVKNTETIQQKILHQQALYTCSDWGTVIEYHRIHTEEKPFNCSVCGKSFSESSDLVKHWRIHTGEKPFSCSDCGKSFSWNSHLDTHRRIHTGEKPFGCSDCGKSFSQQSSLIRHKRNHTREKPFSCCDCGKSFRESLQLIRHRTIHTGEKPFNCSDCGKSFSKRSDLVTHRRIHTGEKPFTCSDCGKSFRGRSHLVKHRRIHTGEKPFNCSDCGKSFSWSSHLVTHRRIHTGEKPFNCSDCGKSFSRSSHLVTHRRIHTGEKPFSCSDCGISFSRSSHLVTHRRIHTGEKLLDCSDYGKSLSQDSSLTNHHTIHPGES is encoded by the exons ATGTCCTGGTTTTTCCGGGGCAGTCCCAAAGTCAAATGCTGTGTCTTGGTGTCCCTATCAAGTAGGGAAATGTGCCAAAAAGCCTGGCTGGATCCGGCTAGAAGTGGCACTGCCATTTCCCTCCCTCACTGGGGCAGCCTCACAGACACTAGTACAGCCCAACAGAAACGCCTCCCTCTGCCAGTAGGTAGGCAGCTCCCTGGGTGCTTTGCCAGCAGCAGCCGGGACCGCTTCCAATGGCCTGCGGTTTCCGGGTTTGTTGGTCAGAAGCTGGAGCCCAGAGCATTCTCCAAGCTCCAGCATGGTACACACTGCTGGCCGGCAACCTCCTGCCAGCCCCTGTGCCACCATTTCAtggctccctccctctgcccacagGACACCTCTGCTACACACAGCCCAATCCAGCTGCGCCGCTGCTGCTTCCATCCCCAAGTGGCTGCTGCGGGGGGCACCAGGCAGGTCCAAGAGCATGCCTTGGGTGGCTGCCACTTGATTCCAGCTGGAGCGGGGAACCGGGACAgtagtactaaaaatagcaccgtggccgcagctccagcccccacaaacTGGACGGCAgaag gctgcagaacacccatgtcttgcTCCAGCGCAGCCCATGGCCTGCAGAACCAGGGGAAGGAAATGActgtggcagagctggtgagCTTCgaagaggtggctgtgtatttctctaaggaggaatgggctctgctggacccgggtcagagagccctctactgggatgtgatgcaggagaattatgaggctgtgaactggctgg gatttccagtctccaaagctAATGTGATCTCTTGGGTGGAACAAAGGGAGGAGCTGTGGATCCCAGATCTCCAGGGctctgaggaaggggagatcatctgCAACAGCCACACAG caggtgatgggacacTGAGTGAGAACAATGAGgagagtcttcagcaggaaggactaGAGCAAGTGGCTCCACATAGGATGTTATTGGGAAGATCTGAGGGGCATGTTTCCCAGATACCTGAGCCGGGAGAGACCAGTGAGAGTCAGCGTAGCTCAGAAAGGCAACAGAGAAACCATCCAGAGAAGGGACAGGGAAAATCCAATCCTAGGAGCAGAGGGGTGAAAAACACAGAAACCATACAACAGAAAATTCTCCATCAACAAGCGCTCTACACTTGCAGTGACTGGGGAACTGTTATTGAATATCATAGAATCCACACAGAAGAGAAGCCCTTCAACTGCTCTgtttgtgggaaaagcttcagtgagagcTCAGATCTTGTTAAACAttggagaatccacacaggggagaaacccttcagctgctctgactgtggtaAAAGTTTCAGTTGGAACTCACATCTTGATACAcacaggagaatccacacaggggagaaacccttcggctgctctgactgtgggaaaagcttcagtcagcagTCAAGTCTCATTAGACATAAGAGAAACCACACAAGAGAAAAACCTTTCAGTTGCTGTGATtgcgggaaaagcttccgtgAGAGTTTACAACTTATTAGACACAGGACaatccacactggagagaaacccttcaactgctctgactgtgggaaaagcttcagtaagaGGTCAGACCTTGTTACACATAGgcgaatccacacaggggagaaacctttcacctgctctgactgtgggaaaagcttccgtgggCGCTCACACCTTGTTaaacataggagaatccacacaggagagaaacctttcaactgctctgattgtgggaaaagcttcagttggaGCTCACATCTTGTTACACACAGGAGAATTcatacaggggagaaacctttcaactgctctgactgtgggaaaagcttcagtaggagCTCACATCTTGTTACAcacaggagaatccacacaggggagaaaccgtTTAGCTGCAGTGATTGTGGGATAAGTTTCAGTAGGAGCTCACATCTTGTTacacataggagaatccacacaggagagaaactctTAGACTGCTCTGACTATGGGAAAAGCTTGAGTCAGGACTCAAGTCTTACCAATCATCATACAATCCACCCAGgagaatcatag
- the LOC112545537 gene encoding uncharacterized protein LOC112545537 isoform X3: MSCSSAAHGLQNQGKEMTVAELVSFEEVAVYFSKEEWALLDPGQRALYWDVMQENYEAVNWLGFPVSKANVISWVEQREELWIPDLQGSEEGEIICNSHTAGDGTLSENNEESLQQEGLEQVAPHRMLLGRSEGHVSQIPEPGETSESQRSSERQQRNHPEKGQGKSNPRSRGVKNTETIQQKILHQQALYTCSDWGTVIEYHRIHTEEKPFNCSVCGKSFSESSDLVKHWRIHTGEKPFSCSDCGKSFSWNSHLDTHRRIHTGEKPFGCSDCGKSFSQQSSLIRHKRNHTREKPFSCCDCGKSFRESLQLIRHRTIHTGEKPFNCSDCGKSFSKRSDLVTHRRIHTGEKPFTCSDCGKSFRGRSHLVKHRRIHTGEKPFNCSDCGKSFSWSSHLVTHRRIHTGEKPFNCSDCGKSFSRSSHLVTHRRIHTGEKPFSCSDCGISFSRSSHLVTHRRIHTGEKLLDCSDYGKSLSQDSSLTNHHTIHPGES, translated from the exons atgtcttgcTCCAGCGCAGCCCATGGCCTGCAGAACCAGGGGAAGGAAATGActgtggcagagctggtgagCTTCgaagaggtggctgtgtatttctctaaggaggaatgggctctgctggacccgggtcagagagccctctactgggatgtgatgcaggagaattatgaggctgtgaactggctgg gatttccagtctccaaagctAATGTGATCTCTTGGGTGGAACAAAGGGAGGAGCTGTGGATCCCAGATCTCCAGGGctctgaggaaggggagatcatctgCAACAGCCACACAG caggtgatgggacacTGAGTGAGAACAATGAGgagagtcttcagcaggaaggactaGAGCAAGTGGCTCCACATAGGATGTTATTGGGAAGATCTGAGGGGCATGTTTCCCAGATACCTGAGCCGGGAGAGACCAGTGAGAGTCAGCGTAGCTCAGAAAGGCAACAGAGAAACCATCCAGAGAAGGGACAGGGAAAATCCAATCCTAGGAGCAGAGGGGTGAAAAACACAGAAACCATACAACAGAAAATTCTCCATCAACAAGCGCTCTACACTTGCAGTGACTGGGGAACTGTTATTGAATATCATAGAATCCACACAGAAGAGAAGCCCTTCAACTGCTCTgtttgtgggaaaagcttcagtgagagcTCAGATCTTGTTAAACAttggagaatccacacaggggagaaacccttcagctgctctgactgtggtaAAAGTTTCAGTTGGAACTCACATCTTGATACAcacaggagaatccacacaggggagaaacccttcggctgctctgactgtgggaaaagcttcagtcagcagTCAAGTCTCATTAGACATAAGAGAAACCACACAAGAGAAAAACCTTTCAGTTGCTGTGATtgcgggaaaagcttccgtgAGAGTTTACAACTTATTAGACACAGGACaatccacactggagagaaacccttcaactgctctgactgtgggaaaagcttcagtaagaGGTCAGACCTTGTTACACATAGgcgaatccacacaggggagaaacctttcacctgctctgactgtgggaaaagcttccgtgggCGCTCACACCTTGTTaaacataggagaatccacacaggagagaaacctttcaactgctctgattgtgggaaaagcttcagttggaGCTCACATCTTGTTACACACAGGAGAATTcatacaggggagaaacctttcaactgctctgactgtgggaaaagcttcagtaggagCTCACATCTTGTTACAcacaggagaatccacacaggggagaaaccgtTTAGCTGCAGTGATTGTGGGATAAGTTTCAGTAGGAGCTCACATCTTGTTacacataggagaatccacacaggagagaaactctTAGACTGCTCTGACTATGGGAAAAGCTTGAGTCAGGACTCAAGTCTTACCAATCATCATACAATCCACCCAGgagaatcatag
- the LOC112545537 gene encoding uncharacterized protein LOC112545537 isoform X2, producing the protein MSWFFRGSPKVKCCVLVSLSSREMCQKAWLDPARSGTAISLPHWGSLTDTSTAQQKRLPLPVGRQLPGCFASSSRDRFQWPAVSGFVGQKLEPRAFSKLQHGTHCWPATSCQPLCHHFMAPSLCPQDTSATHSPIQLRRCCFHPQVAAAGGTRQVQEHALGGCHLIPAGAGNRDSSTKNSTVAAAPAPTNWTAEGCRTPMSCSSAAHGLQNQGKEMTVAELVSFEEVAVYFSKEEWALLDPGQRALYWDVMQENYEAVNWLGFPVSKANVISWVEQREELWIPDLQGSEEGEIICNSHTGDGTLSENNEESLQQEGLEQVAPHRMLLGRSEGHVSQIPEPGETSESQRSSERQQRNHPEKGQGKSNPRSRGVKNTETIQQKILHQQALYTCSDWGTVIEYHRIHTEEKPFNCSVCGKSFSESSDLVKHWRIHTGEKPFSCSDCGKSFSWNSHLDTHRRIHTGEKPFGCSDCGKSFSQQSSLIRHKRNHTREKPFSCCDCGKSFRESLQLIRHRTIHTGEKPFNCSDCGKSFSKRSDLVTHRRIHTGEKPFTCSDCGKSFRGRSHLVKHRRIHTGEKPFNCSDCGKSFSWSSHLVTHRRIHTGEKPFNCSDCGKSFSRSSHLVTHRRIHTGEKPFSCSDCGISFSRSSHLVTHRRIHTGEKLLDCSDYGKSLSQDSSLTNHHTIHPGES; encoded by the exons ATGTCCTGGTTTTTCCGGGGCAGTCCCAAAGTCAAATGCTGTGTCTTGGTGTCCCTATCAAGTAGGGAAATGTGCCAAAAAGCCTGGCTGGATCCGGCTAGAAGTGGCACTGCCATTTCCCTCCCTCACTGGGGCAGCCTCACAGACACTAGTACAGCCCAACAGAAACGCCTCCCTCTGCCAGTAGGTAGGCAGCTCCCTGGGTGCTTTGCCAGCAGCAGCCGGGACCGCTTCCAATGGCCTGCGGTTTCCGGGTTTGTTGGTCAGAAGCTGGAGCCCAGAGCATTCTCCAAGCTCCAGCATGGTACACACTGCTGGCCGGCAACCTCCTGCCAGCCCCTGTGCCACCATTTCAtggctccctccctctgcccacagGACACCTCTGCTACACACAGCCCAATCCAGCTGCGCCGCTGCTGCTTCCATCCCCAAGTGGCTGCTGCGGGGGGCACCAGGCAGGTCCAAGAGCATGCCTTGGGTGGCTGCCACTTGATTCCAGCTGGAGCGGGGAACCGGGACAgtagtactaaaaatagcaccgtggccgcagctccagcccccacaaacTGGACGGCAgaag gctgcagaacacccatgtcttgcTCCAGCGCAGCCCATGGCCTGCAGAACCAGGGGAAGGAAATGActgtggcagagctggtgagCTTCgaagaggtggctgtgtatttctctaaggaggaatgggctctgctggacccgggtcagagagccctctactgggatgtgatgcaggagaattatgaggctgtgaactggctgg gatttccagtctccaaagctAATGTGATCTCTTGGGTGGAACAAAGGGAGGAGCTGTGGATCCCAGATCTCCAGGGctctgaggaaggggagatcatctgCAACAGCCACACAG gtgatgggacacTGAGTGAGAACAATGAGgagagtcttcagcaggaaggactaGAGCAAGTGGCTCCACATAGGATGTTATTGGGAAGATCTGAGGGGCATGTTTCCCAGATACCTGAGCCGGGAGAGACCAGTGAGAGTCAGCGTAGCTCAGAAAGGCAACAGAGAAACCATCCAGAGAAGGGACAGGGAAAATCCAATCCTAGGAGCAGAGGGGTGAAAAACACAGAAACCATACAACAGAAAATTCTCCATCAACAAGCGCTCTACACTTGCAGTGACTGGGGAACTGTTATTGAATATCATAGAATCCACACAGAAGAGAAGCCCTTCAACTGCTCTgtttgtgggaaaagcttcagtgagagcTCAGATCTTGTTAAACAttggagaatccacacaggggagaaacccttcagctgctctgactgtggtaAAAGTTTCAGTTGGAACTCACATCTTGATACAcacaggagaatccacacaggggagaaacccttcggctgctctgactgtgggaaaagcttcagtcagcagTCAAGTCTCATTAGACATAAGAGAAACCACACAAGAGAAAAACCTTTCAGTTGCTGTGATtgcgggaaaagcttccgtgAGAGTTTACAACTTATTAGACACAGGACaatccacactggagagaaacccttcaactgctctgactgtgggaaaagcttcagtaagaGGTCAGACCTTGTTACACATAGgcgaatccacacaggggagaaacctttcacctgctctgactgtgggaaaagcttccgtgggCGCTCACACCTTGTTaaacataggagaatccacacaggagagaaacctttcaactgctctgattgtgggaaaagcttcagttggaGCTCACATCTTGTTACACACAGGAGAATTcatacaggggagaaacctttcaactgctctgactgtgggaaaagcttcagtaggagCTCACATCTTGTTACAcacaggagaatccacacaggggagaaaccgtTTAGCTGCAGTGATTGTGGGATAAGTTTCAGTAGGAGCTCACATCTTGTTacacataggagaatccacacaggagagaaactctTAGACTGCTCTGACTATGGGAAAAGCTTGAGTCAGGACTCAAGTCTTACCAATCATCATACAATCCACCCAGgagaatcatag